From one Tsukamurella tyrosinosolvens genomic stretch:
- a CDS encoding PH domain-containing protein, protein MTRPDQEAAPVADDGWNRLSPWGIGTRVIKAVPSLIPALIGVFFLGRAAGPVFFVIAGVAISVLVGLLPWLTTRWRVTEDQLELRHGLVRKVSATARRDRIRSVDVTAGPIERALKLRKVVVGTGVGGKESALELDPIPADVAEQLGRDLLRRTAAPSATETPGEDGTEAVPTLAAPEEELARLRPEWIRFAPFSLTGFAVVAAGAGIGFRVVDEAGLRERGSEIAESWFVKILDLGAAVVIPAAVVLVIVVSILVSVLAYVLAFWGFRLVRRSDGALHTSRGLISTVAATIERKRVRGVQLHEPVLMRLPGGAKLRAIATGTDRNPTLLPPAPRAEAVQVADEILGRPGVVETPLTAHGPVALRRRYTRAVLGAFVPVVVLVALGVVAPGAWKVLPLVGAVLVAALSAALARLRYANLGTVITGDAVVLGAGTVARTRTALEFDGVTGFGTRETFFQRRAGVATLTVATAAGAFGAVDVTPERAADVARTVHPEIVTGFLVSEA, encoded by the coding sequence ATGACGCGACCTGACCAGGAGGCGGCTCCGGTCGCCGACGACGGCTGGAACCGGCTCTCGCCGTGGGGCATCGGCACCCGCGTCATCAAGGCCGTCCCGTCGCTCATTCCCGCCCTCATCGGCGTCTTCTTCCTCGGCCGCGCCGCGGGTCCGGTGTTCTTCGTGATCGCCGGCGTCGCGATCAGCGTGCTGGTGGGCCTGCTGCCGTGGCTCACCACCCGCTGGCGCGTCACCGAAGACCAGCTGGAGCTGCGGCACGGACTGGTGCGCAAGGTCTCCGCGACCGCCCGGCGTGACCGGATCCGCAGCGTCGACGTCACGGCCGGGCCGATCGAGCGCGCGCTCAAGCTGCGCAAGGTGGTGGTCGGTACCGGCGTCGGCGGCAAGGAGTCCGCGCTCGAGCTCGACCCGATCCCCGCTGACGTCGCCGAGCAGCTCGGCCGGGACCTCCTGCGCCGCACCGCCGCACCGTCGGCCACGGAGACGCCCGGTGAGGACGGTACCGAGGCGGTGCCCACGCTCGCTGCGCCCGAGGAGGAGCTCGCCCGCCTGCGGCCGGAGTGGATCCGGTTCGCCCCGTTCTCCCTGACCGGGTTCGCGGTCGTCGCCGCCGGCGCGGGCATCGGTTTCCGCGTCGTCGACGAGGCGGGCCTGCGCGAGCGCGGCTCCGAGATCGCCGAGTCGTGGTTCGTGAAGATCCTCGACCTCGGTGCGGCCGTGGTGATCCCGGCCGCCGTGGTGCTGGTGATCGTGGTCTCGATCCTGGTCTCGGTGCTCGCCTACGTGCTCGCGTTCTGGGGCTTCCGCCTGGTCCGCCGCTCCGACGGTGCGCTGCACACCAGCCGGGGCCTCATCTCGACGGTGGCGGCGACGATCGAGCGCAAGCGGGTGCGGGGAGTGCAGCTGCACGAGCCCGTCCTGATGCGCCTGCCCGGCGGCGCGAAGCTCCGCGCGATCGCGACGGGCACGGATCGCAATCCCACCCTGCTGCCGCCCGCGCCGCGCGCCGAGGCGGTCCAGGTGGCCGACGAGATCCTGGGACGTCCCGGGGTGGTTGAGACGCCTCTGACGGCCCACGGCCCAGTGGCCCTGCGCCGGCGCTACACCCGCGCGGTGCTGGGCGCGTTCGTGCCGGTGGTCGTCCTGGTGGCGCTCGGCGTCGTCGCGCCCGGCGCGTGGAAGGTGCTGCCCCTTGTGGGCGCGGTCCTGGTGGCGGCGCTGTCCGCAGCCCTCGCCCGGCTGCGCTACGCGAACCTCGGCACCGTCATCACCGGCGACGCCGTGGTGCTCGGGGCGGGCACCGTCGCGCGCACCCGCACCGCCCTCGAGTTCGACGGGGTGACGGGTTTCGGCACTCGCGAGACCTTCTTCCAGCGTCGCGCCGGCGTCGCGACCCTCACCGTCGCGACGGCCGCGGGGGCCTTCGGCGCCGTCGATGTCACGCCCGAACGCGCGGCGGACGTCGCGCGCACCGTCCACCCCGAGATCGTGACGGGCTTCCTCGTCAGCGAGGCGTGA
- a CDS encoding nitroreductase family deazaflavin-dependent oxidoreductase, which yields MTVVDDLKSRFLQLGRHRAVSRMVRATVPLDKAVTRISRGSVHLIPEALLPQLTLTTVGRRSGVARAVPLLYVRDGEDFVVIASNFGQKHHPAWSYNLEATPDAEVLLGTRRIPVRARRVSESDRKRLWPSIVAVWPAYDDYIEWAGGRTIKLFRLTPR from the coding sequence ATGACCGTCGTCGACGACCTCAAGTCACGCTTCCTGCAGCTCGGGCGGCACCGTGCGGTGTCGCGGATGGTGCGGGCCACGGTGCCGCTCGACAAGGCCGTGACCCGGATCAGCCGCGGCTCCGTCCACCTCATCCCCGAGGCGCTGCTCCCCCAGCTCACGCTGACCACGGTCGGGCGGCGCAGCGGCGTCGCCCGCGCCGTCCCGCTGCTCTACGTGCGGGACGGCGAGGACTTCGTGGTGATCGCCTCCAACTTCGGCCAGAAGCACCACCCCGCGTGGTCGTACAACCTCGAGGCGACGCCGGACGCCGAGGTGCTCCTGGGCACCCGACGCATCCCGGTGCGAGCGCGCCGGGTCTCCGAATCGGACCGGAAACGCCTGTGGCCCAGCATCGTCGCCGTCTGGCCCGCCTACGACGACTACATCGAGTGGGCGGGCGGCCGCACGATCAAGCTGTTCCGGCTCACGCCTCGCTGA
- a CDS encoding peptidase S1, with protein MTDGTRIGAALRRGTIGVVTLLVSGALLTPALATGAPTTPSPSPKPGAPNTPAKPTATPKPGAPSTPAKPSAPTPAPTQTPAPKSVAPGERIDILQRSLGGGRFESLQCTMGFAVTAPDGERLGVTAGHCGAPQQPVGVKKWIVGEVVQSKAPEVKEDPNRPGHYSPVDPFGPDWATFRLTDPQVKLLASAPGMAPRSVGTARVGDPVCQLGSVNGRRCGKVTKVLGDWVVADIVTTQGDSGGPLIRTTDNAAIGIITDAVTLTDRDSGKVTQQLTQYYSLNAALRAAGGVRLATN; from the coding sequence TTGACCGACGGGACGCGCATCGGTGCGGCACTGCGACGCGGAACGATCGGGGTGGTCACCTTGCTGGTGTCGGGAGCACTCCTGACCCCCGCGCTCGCGACGGGCGCGCCGACGACCCCGTCGCCGTCGCCGAAGCCCGGCGCTCCGAACACTCCGGCCAAGCCGACCGCGACGCCGAAGCCGGGCGCACCGTCAACCCCCGCGAAGCCGAGCGCGCCCACCCCGGCGCCCACGCAGACCCCCGCTCCGAAGTCGGTGGCACCGGGCGAGCGCATCGACATCCTGCAGCGTTCCCTGGGCGGCGGCCGGTTCGAGTCGCTGCAGTGCACCATGGGCTTCGCGGTGACCGCCCCGGACGGAGAGCGCCTCGGCGTGACCGCGGGGCACTGCGGCGCGCCGCAGCAGCCCGTGGGCGTCAAGAAGTGGATCGTCGGTGAGGTCGTGCAGTCGAAGGCCCCCGAGGTCAAGGAGGACCCGAACCGTCCGGGGCACTACTCCCCCGTCGACCCGTTCGGCCCCGACTGGGCGACGTTCCGGCTGACCGACCCGCAGGTGAAGCTCCTCGCATCGGCACCGGGGATGGCACCGCGATCCGTGGGCACCGCACGCGTGGGCGATCCCGTGTGCCAGCTGGGCTCCGTGAACGGGCGCCGCTGCGGCAAGGTGACGAAGGTTCTGGGCGACTGGGTCGTCGCCGACATCGTGACCACGCAGGGCGACAGCGGCGGGCCGCTGATCCGCACCACGGACAACGCCGCGATCGGCATCATCACCGACGCGGTCACCCTGACCGACCGCGACTCCGGCAAGGTCACGCAGCAGCTCACCCAGTACTACTCGCTGAACGCGGCGCTCCGTGCCGCGGGCGGCGTGCGGCTCGCGACCAACTGA
- the putP gene encoding sodium/proline symporter PutP — MSDQTYQTIAVTLYFAAMLYIGWSAYRKTRDNLDDYMLAGRGLKPWVAALSAGASDMSGWLLMGLPGAVYAKGLVESWIAIGLTIGAWLNWKFVAPRLRSYTEVAGNSITIPSFLEHRLRDSSRSLRIVCGLIILVFFTFYVSSGMVAAGKFFDSTFGVQYIHGMLIVAVVTMVYTLFGGFLGATLTDVAQGLLMLAALIAVPIVALIEVGGPAVTIDTVNSVNPTFFSLFAGGTALGIISAAAWGLGYFGQPHIIVRFMALRSPQEASTARRFGISWMVATALGAISTAFIGIAYFALHPEKAPKDPETVFLVLAQILFHPFVAGLVLAAVLAAIMSTVSSQLVVCSSALVEDLFKIFAEKSGRDTEISDKTYVRLGRLGVLIVAVIAVLLAIDPSDSILELVGFAWAGFGSSFGPVVILALFWRKLTAPGALAGLIVGAVVAFVWGQWPPFELYEIVPGFLANLVVAVGVSLATYKPDGAVDAEFDEAARLAEKQPA; from the coding sequence GTGTCTGACCAGACCTATCAGACGATCGCGGTAACCCTGTACTTCGCCGCAATGTTGTACATCGGTTGGAGTGCGTACCGGAAGACGCGTGACAACCTCGATGACTACATGCTGGCGGGACGCGGCCTCAAACCGTGGGTCGCCGCGCTCAGCGCGGGCGCGTCGGACATGTCGGGGTGGCTCCTGATGGGCCTGCCCGGTGCCGTCTACGCCAAGGGGCTCGTCGAGTCGTGGATCGCGATCGGCCTGACGATCGGCGCCTGGCTGAACTGGAAGTTCGTCGCGCCGCGCCTGCGCTCGTACACCGAGGTCGCGGGCAACTCGATCACGATCCCGAGCTTCCTCGAACACCGCCTGCGAGACAGCTCGCGGTCGCTGCGCATCGTGTGCGGCCTCATCATCCTGGTCTTCTTCACGTTCTACGTCTCGAGCGGCATGGTCGCCGCCGGCAAGTTCTTCGACAGCACCTTCGGGGTGCAGTACATCCACGGCATGCTCATCGTCGCCGTGGTGACGATGGTCTACACGCTGTTCGGCGGCTTCCTCGGCGCCACCCTCACCGATGTCGCTCAGGGCCTGCTCATGCTCGCCGCCCTGATCGCCGTCCCCATCGTCGCGCTCATCGAGGTGGGCGGGCCGGCGGTCACCATCGACACCGTGAACTCCGTGAACCCGACCTTCTTCAGCCTGTTCGCGGGCGGCACCGCCCTCGGCATCATCTCGGCAGCCGCGTGGGGCCTCGGCTACTTCGGCCAGCCCCACATCATCGTGCGGTTCATGGCGCTGCGCTCGCCGCAGGAGGCCTCCACCGCCCGCCGCTTCGGCATCAGCTGGATGGTCGCGACCGCGCTGGGCGCCATCTCCACCGCGTTCATCGGCATCGCGTACTTCGCGCTGCATCCCGAGAAGGCGCCGAAGGACCCCGAGACCGTCTTCCTCGTGCTCGCGCAGATCCTGTTCCACCCGTTCGTCGCGGGCCTCGTCCTGGCGGCCGTGCTCGCCGCGATCATGTCGACGGTGTCCTCGCAGCTCGTCGTGTGCTCGTCGGCGCTGGTCGAGGACCTGTTCAAGATCTTCGCCGAGAAGTCGGGCCGCGACACGGAGATCAGCGACAAGACGTACGTGCGCCTCGGCCGGCTCGGCGTGCTCATCGTTGCGGTGATCGCCGTGCTGCTCGCGATCGATCCGTCCGACAGCATCCTCGAGCTCGTCGGCTTCGCCTGGGCCGGCTTCGGCTCGTCCTTCGGCCCCGTCGTCATCCTCGCGCTGTTCTGGCGCAAGCTCACCGCCCCGGGCGCCCTGGCGGGCCTCATCGTGGGCGCGGTCGTAGCCTTCGTCTGGGGCCAGTGGCCGCCGTTCGAGCTGTACGAGATCGTCCCCGGCTTCCTCGCGAACCTCGTGGTCGCGGTCGGTGTCAGCCTCGCGACCTACAAGCCCGACGGTGCCGTCGACGCCGAGTTCGACGAGGCCGCTCGCCTCGCGGAGAAGCAGCCCGCGTAG
- a CDS encoding sulfite reductase subunit alpha, with translation MSAPTYVLPEADSSALIDVFTGDQRAWLSGFLAGLAASQAQGSDAPGVATLHATVLYGTQTGNCEELAERLVGLLRESGLGADLAALDDAAPDRLAAASHLLVITSTYGEGEMPDNAELFWEALSADTAARLEHLQFSVLALGDSGYEDFCRAGQVLDTRLEQLGATRLAPRVDCDVDFEEPASAWLAEVVARLRAVADHLDPADAAAVPAAAAPAAPSKPKSRWNKKNPFPSRLVANRLLSGPGSAKEIRHVEFDLADSGIEYAAGDALNVMPRNAPALVDAVLGALGATPDTDVDGAPLAARMTTDWEISTPSKDLLKTLAERAPESELAAVLARGERETLDAWLWGRDVLDLLHGCDGARIDPAELPDLLRPLQPRAYSISSSPLASPDRIHLTVAAVRHGAETGREHQGVCSTFLADRCLEKDSAGISLQPNAAFRVPSDPDRPMIMVGPGTGIAPFRAFLHERAASAATGTNWLLFGDQHRASDYIYADELAEFTEQGVLHRLDLAFSRDQAEKIYVQTRMLEAARELYAWLEDGGHFYVCGDASRMAKDVDRALREVIASQRGRGSEDADEYVATLKREKRYVRDVY, from the coding sequence ATGAGCGCCCCCACCTACGTCCTCCCGGAGGCGGATTCATCCGCTCTCATCGACGTCTTCACCGGCGACCAGCGTGCGTGGCTGTCGGGATTCCTCGCCGGCCTGGCCGCGTCGCAGGCGCAAGGGTCGGACGCTCCGGGCGTCGCCACACTGCACGCGACGGTCCTCTACGGGACGCAGACCGGCAACTGCGAGGAGCTCGCGGAGCGGTTGGTCGGGCTCCTGCGGGAGAGCGGGTTGGGCGCGGACCTCGCCGCGCTCGACGACGCCGCCCCGGACCGGCTGGCGGCCGCCTCGCACCTACTGGTGATCACGTCGACCTACGGCGAGGGCGAGATGCCCGACAACGCGGAACTGTTCTGGGAGGCGCTCTCCGCCGACACCGCCGCCCGACTGGAGCACCTCCAGTTCTCCGTTCTCGCGCTCGGCGACAGCGGTTACGAGGACTTCTGCCGCGCCGGCCAGGTCCTCGACACCCGGCTCGAGCAGCTCGGCGCCACGCGCCTCGCCCCGCGGGTGGACTGCGACGTGGACTTCGAGGAGCCCGCGTCGGCGTGGCTCGCCGAGGTGGTCGCCCGGCTGCGGGCGGTCGCCGATCACCTGGATCCCGCCGACGCCGCTGCGGTCCCCGCCGCAGCCGCACCGGCGGCACCGTCGAAGCCGAAGTCGCGATGGAACAAGAAGAACCCCTTCCCTTCCCGCCTCGTGGCGAACCGTCTGCTCTCCGGACCGGGGAGCGCCAAGGAGATCCGGCACGTCGAGTTCGACCTCGCCGACAGTGGGATCGAGTACGCGGCCGGCGACGCTCTGAACGTGATGCCCCGCAACGCGCCCGCCCTCGTCGACGCCGTACTCGGGGCACTCGGCGCCACCCCGGACACCGACGTCGACGGCGCGCCGCTCGCGGCGCGGATGACGACCGACTGGGAGATCTCCACGCCGTCGAAGGACCTGCTCAAGACGCTCGCCGAGCGCGCCCCCGAGTCCGAGCTGGCCGCGGTCCTGGCGCGCGGAGAGCGGGAGACGCTGGACGCGTGGCTCTGGGGGCGGGACGTGCTCGACCTGCTGCACGGGTGCGACGGTGCCCGCATCGATCCCGCGGAGCTCCCAGACCTGCTGCGCCCCCTACAACCTCGGGCGTATTCGATCTCGTCGAGCCCGCTGGCCAGCCCCGACCGCATCCACCTGACCGTGGCGGCGGTGCGGCACGGCGCGGAGACGGGACGCGAACACCAGGGCGTGTGCTCGACCTTCCTCGCCGACCGGTGCCTCGAGAAGGACTCCGCCGGGATCTCGCTGCAGCCCAACGCGGCCTTCCGCGTCCCGTCGGATCCCGACCGGCCGATGATCATGGTGGGGCCCGGCACGGGCATCGCGCCGTTCCGGGCGTTCCTGCACGAACGCGCGGCGTCCGCGGCGACCGGCACGAACTGGTTGCTGTTCGGCGACCAGCACCGGGCGAGCGACTACATCTACGCCGATGAGCTCGCCGAATTCACCGAACAGGGTGTGCTGCACCGCCTCGACCTGGCCTTCTCCCGGGACCAGGCGGAGAAGATCTACGTGCAGACCCGGATGCTCGAGGCGGCGCGGGAGCTGTACGCCTGGCTCGAGGACGGCGGCCACTTCTACGTGTGCGGCGACGCCTCGCGCATGGCCAAGGACGTGGACCGGGCGCTGCGCGAGGTGATCGCCTCGCAGCGCGGGCGCGGTTCCGAGGACGCCGACGAGTACGTCGCGACGCTCAAGCGGGAGAAGCGCTACGTGCGGGACGTCTACTGA